ATGTGCGCGCACAGGGTGTTGTTGGCGAACTCGAACATCACGTTCTTGCCGCCGGCGCCTCGCTCCGCCCACTCGTGCAGCTGGAAGCGGTTCACGTCGGCGACAAAGTTGGTGTCCCAGACGCGGCCCGGGTACAGGGTGCCTTCCCCCCCGAAGTAGCCGGCCCGTCCGTCGAAGCGGTCGAGGAAGTCGAACGGGCAGTTGAAGAGGAAGTCGGTGTTGTGCAGGAGGTTCATCATCATTGGCGCGGTCGTCACGCCGAGGAGCCGCGCCCGGTCCCGGCCCGAGCCGTTGTGGAGCCGGTGCGAGCAGTTGAGCGGAATCGAGAAGAGGCTGCCGGCCTGCCACTCGAACGACTGCTTCGCGCCGCCGTCGTTCCAGACTTCACAGCCGCCGCGGCCGTCCACGACGTAGTAGAATTCTTCGAACACGTGCCGCTCGGTCGCCGTACCCTTCCCGGGCGCGAGTTCGACGATATAGGCGTTGTTCGTATCCTCGGTGCCGGCCAGCCGGAGATAGGCGCCGCGGGCCTCGAGCCGCGGCCACGGCGCGACCGCGACTTCCCGGAGATCCGGGACCGCGTAGCCCGCGACGACGGGGACGCCCTCGGATTCGAGCCACCGCTCGTACGCGCTCTTGCGCCATTCCTGCGGCAGCCGGTCTTCTTGAGCGATCCGCGCTTCACCAGCCATCGCCATCCCCTCCCGAATGCTGCAGCGGTTCGTGCCGACGTGCCCATCATACCATCCCGCCAAGCAGGGAATCGCGGCATGAACGTGAACCCGTGGCATCGTACGCAGCTGCAGGTGGGAGGATGGCGATGAGCCAAACGATCGCCCACGGCCGGCGGACGGGGCCGTACACCGATCTCCGCGACTGGCTTCGGGCCGTCGACGAGATGGGCGAGCTGCGCCGCGTGGACGGGGCCTCGTGGGAAGAGGACATCGGCCGCGTGGCGGAGATGCTGCACCACACGGAAGAATCACCGGCCGCGCTGTTCGACGCCGTGCCCGGCTACCCGCGCGGCTACCGGGTGCTCGTGAATCCGCTCGGCGCGCGCCGCCGGCTGGCGTTCACGCTGGGGATGGATCCCCAGATCGGCGCCTTCGACTTGATCGACGCGTGGGAGCAGCGGCTCAATCGCATCGATCCGGTGCCGGTCAAGGAAGTGCCGGACGGGCCGGTGCTCGAGAACGTCCTCGAGGGCGACGCGATCGACCTGTACAAGTTCCCGACGCCGAAGTGGCACGATCAGGACGGGGGGCGGTATATCGGGACCGCGGTGGCCGACGTGACGCGCGACCCCGATTCGCAGTGGATCAACTTCGGCACCTACCGGGTGATGATCCACGACCGCAACCGCGCCGGGCTGTACATCTCGCCCGGAAAGCACGGCCGCCTGCACCGCGACAAGTACTTCAGCCGCGGCGAGGCGATGCCGGTGCTGGCGATCGTCGGCATGGACCCGATCCTCTTCCTGGCGAGTTGTCTCGAGATCCCGCTCGGCGTGAGCGAGTACGAGTGGGCGGGGGCGGTGAAGGGCGGCCCGGTGGAGGTCATCCGCGGGCGGCACACCGGGCTCCCGCTGCCGGCGCACGCGGAGATCGTCATCGAGGGATTCGTGCACCCGAACGCGCGGCTCATGGAGGGGCCCTTCGGCGAGTGGACCGGCTACTACGCGAGCGGCAGCCGCGAGGAGCCGGTCATCGACGTGAAGGCGATCTACCACCGGAACGACCCCATCCTCATGGGGTGCCCGCCCGAGAAGCCGCCGTACGAGGCGCACCATTTCCGGAAATATCTCCGGTCCGGGTTGCTGCGCAAGGCGCTCAAAGATGCCGGCGTCCCCGGCATCACCGGCGTGTACTGCCATCCGGTCGGCGGCTGCCGGCTCCTGTACATCGTCGCCATCAAGCAGATGTACCCGGGCCACGCCCGGCAGGCCGGACTGCTCGCCTCGCAGGTGCGCGCGGGCGCCTACCTCAACCGCATGGTGGTCGTGGTCGACGAGGACATCGACATCACCGACCTCAACGACGTGATGTGGGCCGTGCTGACGCGGGCGGACCCGGACGGCGATTACGAAATCATCCGCCGGTGCTGGAGCGGGCCGCTCGATCCCGCGATTCACCCGGATCACAAGGGCTTCAATTCCCGGGTCATCATCGACGCGACGCGGCCGTGGGAGTGGAAGGAGCGGTTTCCGGTTCCCATCGGGCCGGACCCCGAATACAAGCGGCAGACGCGCGAGCGGTGGGGGTGGCTCCTGCGGGGGGACGGGCCGCCCGCCGCGCCCTGAGGCCGGCGGCGCCTCCCTTAGAGGATCCCTTCCCGCCGGCTCTTGGCGACGTAGTGGTCCCAGGTCTTCAAGACGATCGGCCGGTGCCAGAGGCTCTCCCGGACCCGGCGGACGACCTCGTCGGGGAACGGCCGCGGGGTGCCGAGCGCGGACGCCAGGAGTTGCTGCTTCGCATTTTCCTCCAGCCAGATCGCGGTCGTGAAGCACGTTTCGATGTCGTCGGCGACCACGACGGCACCGTGGCCGCGCAAGAGTGCCGCACGGCCGGATCCCAATACGCGCGCCACCGCATCGGCGTCCTCGTTCGTGCGAATGAGGTCCGGGTCGTCATATACGGGCAGGCCCTGCGTCGGAAAGATGGCGCCCAACTGAAACACCGGGACGAGCGGCCGATCGGCAACGGTGAACGCGGTCGCGACGGCCGGATGGAGATGGGCGACGCACTGCACGTCCGGACGCGCCGCGTAGATGCGCGTGTGAATCGGCGTCTCGATCGGCGGTTCCCCGTCTCCCCCGGCGGGCCGGCCGTCGAGATCGACGGTCACGATGTCCTCCGGCCCCACGGTGCTGCGGCCCGCCCGGCGGCTGTTGATCAACAGATGATTCGTTCCGGACAGCCGCGCGCTCAGATGCCCGTTCATGTCCATGAGCCCTTCCGCGGCCAGCAGCCGGATCGCGGTGACGAGAGTGCTCTTGAGCGTGTGAGGATCGGCGTCGGACACGGCGACCGGATTCGGCGGGTGCGAGACGTCCCCTGCGCCGCCGGCGCGACTCGCCGATCCCCGACCCTCCCGGGCCGGAGGAGGTCCGGGGCGGGGCCACGAACGCGGAGCGCGTCAACGGGT
The genomic region above belongs to bacterium and contains:
- a CDS encoding cupin domain-containing protein, with protein sequence MAGEARIAQEDRLPQEWRKSAYERWLESEGVPVVAGYAVPDLREVAVAPWPRLEARGAYLRLAGTEDTNNAYIVELAPGKGTATERHVFEEFYYVVDGRGGCEVWNDGGAKQSFEWQAGSLFSIPLNCSHRLHNGSGRDRARLLGVTTAPMMMNLLHNTDFLFNCPFDFLDRFDGRAGYFGGEGTLYPGRVWDTNFVADVNRFQLHEWAERGAGGKNVMFEFANNTLCAHISEFPVGTYKKAHRHGPGAHVILLEGEGFSVMWPDGAPDMTDIPWHPGTMFVPPGMWWHQHFNTGPRPARYLAIRWGGAKWKVARYLDIQGVDKSKKDGGNQIEYEDQDPRIHRLFAERCAARGVPVRMDAFSVRV
- a CDS encoding UbiD family decarboxylase, whose translation is MSQTIAHGRRTGPYTDLRDWLRAVDEMGELRRVDGASWEEDIGRVAEMLHHTEESPAALFDAVPGYPRGYRVLVNPLGARRRLAFTLGMDPQIGAFDLIDAWEQRLNRIDPVPVKEVPDGPVLENVLEGDAIDLYKFPTPKWHDQDGGRYIGTAVADVTRDPDSQWINFGTYRVMIHDRNRAGLYISPGKHGRLHRDKYFSRGEAMPVLAIVGMDPILFLASCLEIPLGVSEYEWAGAVKGGPVEVIRGRHTGLPLPAHAEIVIEGFVHPNARLMEGPFGEWTGYYASGSREEPVIDVKAIYHRNDPILMGCPPEKPPYEAHHFRKYLRSGLLRKALKDAGVPGITGVYCHPVGGCRLLYIVAIKQMYPGHARQAGLLASQVRAGAYLNRMVVVVDEDIDITDLNDVMWAVLTRADPDGDYEIIRRCWSGPLDPAIHPDHKGFNSRVIIDATRPWEWKERFPVPIGPDPEYKRQTRERWGWLLRGDGPPAAP
- a CDS encoding class II aldolase/adducin family protein, with amino-acid sequence MSDADPHTLKSTLVTAIRLLAAEGLMDMNGHLSARLSGTNHLLINSRRAGRSTVGPEDIVTVDLDGRPAGGDGEPPIETPIHTRIYAARPDVQCVAHLHPAVATAFTVADRPLVPVFQLGAIFPTQGLPVYDDPDLIRTNEDADAVARVLGSGRAALLRGHGAVVVADDIETCFTTAIWLEENAKQQLLASALGTPRPFPDEVVRRVRESLWHRPIVLKTWDHYVAKSRREGIL